In the Roseofilum reptotaenium CS-1145 genome, GTCAACCCCAATATGGCGATCAAAAAATCCGATGTGGTTCGCGCTGTAATTGTGAGAACTAAAAAAGGATTGCGCCGCGACAGTGGCATGAGTATTCGCTTTGATGATAATGCTGCCGTCATTATTAACAAAGATGGCAACCCCAGGGGAACCCGTGTATTCGGCCCAGTGGCTCGTGAATTGCGAGATAAGAATTACACGAAAATCGTATCCCTAGCACCGGAGGTTCTGTAATGGCTAAAGCCGTAAAACAGAAATCACTTGCGACAAAAATGCATGTCAAAAAAGGCGATACCGTGCAAGTGATTGCGGGCAAGGATAAGGGAAAAGTTGGAGAAGTGCTTGAGGCGCTGCCCAAACTCAGTAAAGTCGTGGTTCAAAACGTGAATATTAGAACCAAACACGTTAAACCCAGACAAGAAGGAGAATCGGGACAAATCAAGACCTTTGAAGCTCCCATCCATAGCTCGAATGTAATGCTCTATTCCACCAAAGAAAAAGTAGCCTCTCGTGTCTCCTATACCGTTAATGAAGACGGAAAGAAGGTACGGATGCTCAAAAAAACTGGGGAAATCATTGATTAAGTTGGCAGGAAATCGCTATGGTACAACCCCTTAAAACCCGATATCAAGAAAAAATTGTTCCCAAACTGATGGAGCAATTTGGGTACACGAATATTCATCAAGTACCCAAAATCGAAAAAGTAACCATTAACCGAGGACTTGGAGAAGCATCTCAAAATGCCAAATCTCTAGAAGCCTCCCAAAAGGAATTGGCGATCATTACTGGACAAAAACCGGTAGTGACTCGTGCGAAAAAGGCGATCGCTGGATTCAAAATTCGGAAAGGAATGCCCATTGGCATCATGGTCACCCTACGCAGTGATCGCATGTATGCGTTCCTAGACCGATTAATGAACTTGGCTCTGCCCCGTATTCGGGACTTTCGAGGCGTTAGCCCCAAGAGTTTCGATGGACGCGGGAACTATAATCTCGGTCTGCGGGAGCAGCTCATTTTCCCCGAAATAGAATATGACAAAATTGACCAAATTCGAGGGATGGATGTTGCTATTACTACAACCGCTCAATCCGATGAAGAAGGACGCGCCTTACTGCGGGAAATGGGAATGCCTTTCCGGGAAAACTAAAGGAGTTTTATCGAGAGAGTAAACGATGGCCGTAAACGACACGATCGCGGATATGCTCACGCGCCTTCGCAATGCGAACTTAGCGCGGCATCAAACCACTCAAGTTCCATCCACTAAACTCACCCGGAGTATTGCCCAAGTCTTAAAAGATGAAGGCTTTATTTCCGATTTTGAGAATGTGGGGGAAGGAGTCAAAACCCAGCTCCGGATTGCCCTCAAATATAAAGGCAAAAACCGAAGCCCAATTATCAGCAAACTCGAACGGGTCAGTCGTCCCGGTCTGAGGGTTTATAAAAATCGCAAGGAACTCCCCCGCGTTTTAGGTGGGATTGGAATTGCCATTATTTCGACCTCCCATGGCATTATGACTGACCGTGAAGCCCGTCGCCAAGGTATTGGTGGTGAAGTGCTTTGCTATGTTTGGTAGCTTTGAATTGACGATTGCTCCAGAGCAAGCATCAATGATTAGACCCATGAACAAGGACAACAAGTAAAAGATTATGTCTCGAATTGGTAAACGTCCTATTAATATTCCTGACAAAGTAACGGTTACCCTTAATGGTCAACAAGTCTCTGTCAAAGGGCCAAAAGGACAGCTAGAGCGCATCTTGCCTTCAGAAGTCACGATTGAACAAGACAACAATACCTTAATTGTGAAACGGCGCAATGACTCCCGTAAATGTCGGGCGGCTCATGGTTTATGCCGTACCCTCGTCTTCAATATGGTGGAAGGGGTATCCAAGGGCTTTGAAAAACGCCTGGAACTGCAAGGGGTAGGCTATCGGGCCCAAGCCAAGGGCAAAGCCTTAACCTTAAATGTGGGATATAGCAAACCCGTAGATGTTGACCCTCCAGACGGGATCAATTTTGCTGTGGTCGATAATACCGGCAAAGCAGTTAATCAAGGCACTTTTGTGGTGATTAGCGGCATCGATAAAGAAGTGGTGGGCAATACTGCCGCCAAAATTCGCGATGTTCGTCCTCCCGAAGTCTATAAGGGTAAAGGCATTCGCTATCAGGGCGAAATCGTCAGACGTAAAGCGGGTAAGGCAGGTAAGAAATAACCATGAAACGAACCAGACAAGAATTTCGGCAGCGTAGACACAATCGCATTCGCAAGTCAGTCAGCGGAACGACTGAGCGTCCCCGGTTAGCGGTGTTTCGCTCCAATCAGCATATCTATGCTCAGGTCATTGATGATACCCAACATCATACCCTGGCGGCAGCTTCCACAATGGAATCAGAAATCAAATCTGCATTGAATGCTGCGGGTAGGACTTGTGAAGCGTCTGCCCAAGTGGGTAAGGCGATCGCCGAACGAGCCATCAATAAAGGGGTTTCCAAAGTGGTGTTCGACCGAGGTGGAAATTTGTACCATGGCCGCGTTAAAGCCTTAGCCGATGCGGCCCGTGAAGCTGGATTAGACTTTTAGCATAAACCCACAAAAACCATGGAAGAAAAAGAAAAGAAAGGCAAATCTCGCAAAGCCAACCGCAATCGGGAAAAAGAAAGTGAATGGCAAGAGCGGGTGGTGCAAATCCGCCGGGTGACCAAGGTGGTCAAAGGGGGTAAAAAATTAAGCTTCCGGGCGATCGTTGTTGTCGGCAATGAGCGCGGGCAAGTCGGTGTAGGTGTGGGTAAAGCTAGCGATGTCATCGGAGCGGTGAAAAAAGGAGTCGCTGATGCCAAAAAACACCTGATTACCGTACCCCTAACCAAATCGAACTCCTTACCCCATCCGTCCACCGGAGAAGCCACCGGCGCTAGAGTAATGATGCGTCCAGCCGCTCCCGGTACTGGGGTAATTGCTGGGGGTTCAGTGCGTACCGTACTAGAACTGGCAGGAGTTCAGAATGCTCTAGCCAAACAACTCGGTTCCAATAACCCCCTCAATAATGCAAGGGCAGCCGTTGATGCCTTGTCTAGCCTCCGTACCTTTGCGGACGTAGCCCAAGAACGGGGCATTGAGATCGAAAAACTTTATGTCTAGCGCCCAAGAAGGGACTAACCAGAGAGTAAACCGGTAAGCGCAAGGATAAATACCATGAGATTAGAAGATGTTGCACCTCAAAAAGGTTCCCGTAAACGCCGCCGTCGCGTCGGTCGGGGAATCTCGGCAGGTCAGGGTGCCAGTTGCGGCTTTGGAATGCGGGGACAAAAGTCTCGTTCCGGTCGTGGAACTCGTCCTGGGTTTGAAGGGGGACAAATGCCCCTGTATCGCCGTGTACCCAAACTGAAGCACTTTACAGTTATTAACAAACAACAGTACACTACGGTTAACATTCGTCAACTGGCTTCT is a window encoding:
- the rplF gene encoding 50S ribosomal protein L6, whose amino-acid sequence is MSRIGKRPINIPDKVTVTLNGQQVSVKGPKGQLERILPSEVTIEQDNNTLIVKRRNDSRKCRAAHGLCRTLVFNMVEGVSKGFEKRLELQGVGYRAQAKGKALTLNVGYSKPVDVDPPDGINFAVVDNTGKAVNQGTFVVISGIDKEVVGNTAAKIRDVRPPEVYKGKGIRYQGEIVRRKAGKAGKK
- the rplX gene encoding 50S ribosomal protein L24, with amino-acid sequence MAKAVKQKSLATKMHVKKGDTVQVIAGKDKGKVGEVLEALPKLSKVVVQNVNIRTKHVKPRQEGESGQIKTFEAPIHSSNVMLYSTKEKVASRVSYTVNEDGKKVRMLKKTGEIID
- the rpsE gene encoding 30S ribosomal protein S5, which translates into the protein MEEKEKKGKSRKANRNREKESEWQERVVQIRRVTKVVKGGKKLSFRAIVVVGNERGQVGVGVGKASDVIGAVKKGVADAKKHLITVPLTKSNSLPHPSTGEATGARVMMRPAAPGTGVIAGGSVRTVLELAGVQNALAKQLGSNNPLNNARAAVDALSSLRTFADVAQERGIEIEKLYV
- the rpsH gene encoding 30S ribosomal protein S8, whose translation is MAVNDTIADMLTRLRNANLARHQTTQVPSTKLTRSIAQVLKDEGFISDFENVGEGVKTQLRIALKYKGKNRSPIISKLERVSRPGLRVYKNRKELPRVLGGIGIAIISTSHGIMTDREARRQGIGGEVLCYVW
- the rplN gene encoding 50S ribosomal protein L14, giving the protein MIQQESYLNVADNSGARKIMCIRVLGGNRTYGCIGDEIVAVVKDVNPNMAIKKSDVVRAVIVRTKKGLRRDSGMSIRFDDNAAVIINKDGNPRGTRVFGPVARELRDKNYTKIVSLAPEVL
- the rplE gene encoding 50S ribosomal protein L5, with the translated sequence MVQPLKTRYQEKIVPKLMEQFGYTNIHQVPKIEKVTINRGLGEASQNAKSLEASQKELAIITGQKPVVTRAKKAIAGFKIRKGMPIGIMVTLRSDRMYAFLDRLMNLALPRIRDFRGVSPKSFDGRGNYNLGLREQLIFPEIEYDKIDQIRGMDVAITTTAQSDEEGRALLREMGMPFREN
- the rplO gene encoding 50S ribosomal protein L15 — its product is MRLEDVAPQKGSRKRRRRVGRGISAGQGASCGFGMRGQKSRSGRGTRPGFEGGQMPLYRRVPKLKHFTVINKQQYTTVNIRQLASLPANTEVTLDSLMDAGIVTTNDGPLKILGDGEISVALQVKAAQFTANARTKLEGAGGSCQVLE
- the rplR gene encoding 50S ribosomal protein L18, giving the protein MKRTRQEFRQRRHNRIRKSVSGTTERPRLAVFRSNQHIYAQVIDDTQHHTLAAASTMESEIKSALNAAGRTCEASAQVGKAIAERAINKGVSKVVFDRGGNLYHGRVKALADAAREAGLDF